The Posidoniimonas polymericola genome includes a window with the following:
- the pgsA gene encoding CDP-diacylglycerol--glycerol-3-phosphate 3-phosphatidyltransferase: MAKVWNVPNTLSAARIVMAVLCFAALELRLPAAALVLYVVATATDWLDGYWARRFNQVTQLGRILDPFADKLLVCGAFVYLAAEPTLAVAPWMAVVVLSRELLVTALRSFVETAGGDFSAKWIGKWKMALQCAAIIAGLYLLIETAPRPEWLGLVFRVSLWGAVLLTLYSGVVYVRAVASFALSQHAQRPDA, translated from the coding sequence ATGGCCAAAGTCTGGAACGTCCCCAACACGCTCTCCGCGGCCCGCATCGTCATGGCGGTGCTGTGCTTCGCGGCGCTCGAGCTGCGGCTGCCGGCCGCGGCGCTGGTGCTCTACGTCGTGGCGACCGCCACCGACTGGCTCGACGGCTACTGGGCCCGGCGGTTTAACCAGGTCACGCAGCTGGGGCGGATCCTCGACCCGTTCGCGGACAAGCTGCTGGTGTGCGGGGCGTTCGTCTATCTGGCGGCCGAGCCGACCCTCGCCGTGGCCCCGTGGATGGCGGTCGTGGTGCTCAGCCGCGAGCTGCTGGTGACCGCGCTGCGGAGCTTTGTCGAGACCGCCGGCGGCGACTTCTCCGCCAAGTGGATCGGCAAGTGGAAGATGGCCCTGCAGTGCGCGGCGATCATCGCCGGGCTGTACCTGCTGATCGAAACCGCGCCGCGGCCCGAGTGGCTCGGCCTCGTGTTCCGCGTCTCGCTGTGGGGCGCCGTGTTGTTGACTTTGTATTCCGGGGTGGTCTATGTCCGCGCCGTTGCGTCGTTCGCGCTGAGCCAGCACGCTCAACGCCCCGACGCCTAA